One Brachyspira suanatina DNA segment encodes these proteins:
- a CDS encoding YhfX family PLP-dependent enzyme yields MFLDVVRNNNFDLIKIALDFHKRGLILPDSYVLDVDTILENAARILEEANKNNIKLYAMTKQIGRVPYIAKKIVDIGYLGIVAVDFKETQVMIDNNIKLGNIGHLVQIPNKMIEEVVKYGSDIITVYSLDKILEINKAAEKIGKVQDIMIKVIDNNDTIYPGQYGGFYLDEIKNHIDKILSLKNIRINGITSFPCFLYNSDLNKIEATRNVETIHKCNNILNEFGVKVEQLNMPSTTSLENIKYIKEYGGTHGEPGHALTGTTPFNSKNFGQEKPAIIYLSEISHNLNSKSYFYGGGHYRRSHISKLLVGNDINNLMDFEVNIPSLDNIDYYFDFDNDNKNVNVGDTVISSFRTQIFVTRSDVVLIEGIKSGNPKIVGIYDSLGRIK; encoded by the coding sequence ATGTTTTTGGATGTTGTAAGAAATAATAATTTTGATTTAATAAAAATTGCTTTAGATTTTCATAAGAGAGGATTGATATTACCTGATTCTTATGTTCTTGATGTTGATACTATTTTAGAAAATGCTGCAAGAATTTTAGAGGAAGCAAATAAAAACAATATAAAATTATATGCTATGACTAAGCAGATAGGCAGAGTACCATATATAGCTAAAAAGATTGTTGATATTGGGTATTTGGGTATTGTGGCTGTAGATTTCAAAGAAACTCAGGTGATGATTGATAATAATATAAAATTGGGCAATATAGGTCATTTGGTTCAAATACCAAACAAAATGATTGAAGAAGTTGTTAAATATGGTTCTGATATAATTACTGTTTATTCTTTAGATAAGATATTGGAAATAAATAAAGCAGCAGAAAAGATTGGAAAAGTTCAGGATATAATGATAAAAGTCATTGATAATAATGATACAATATATCCTGGTCAGTATGGTGGTTTTTATTTAGATGAGATAAAAAATCATATAGATAAGATTTTATCATTAAAAAATATTAGAATAAATGGTATTACTTCTTTTCCATGTTTTTTATATAATAGTGATTTAAATAAGATAGAAGCTACTAGAAATGTGGAAACAATACATAAATGTAACAATATATTAAATGAATTTGGTGTTAAAGTTGAACAGCTTAATATGCCGTCTACTACTTCATTAGAAAATATAAAATATATTAAAGAATATGGCGGTACACATGGTGAGCCTGGTCATGCTTTAACAGGAACTACACCATTTAATAGTAAAAATTTCGGACAGGAAAAACCGGCAATAATTTATTTATCAGAAATTTCTCATAATTTAAATTCCAAATCATATTTTTATGGAGGAGGTCATTACAGACGATCTCATATAAGTAAATTATTAGTTGGTAATGATATTAATAATTTGATGGATTTTGAAGTTAATATTCCTTCTTTAGATAACATAGACTATTATTTTGATTTTGATAATGATAATAAAAATGTTAATGTTGGTGATACTGTCATTTCTTCTTTTAGAACACAGATATTTGTTACAAGAAGTGATGTTGTATTGATAGAAGGGATAAAAAGCGGTAATCCTAAAATAGTTGGTATATACGACAGTTTAGGAAGAATAAAATAG
- a CDS encoding aminotransferase class V-fold PLP-dependent enzyme, which yields MNTYPLESIKIEEAKEKQFRLVDIITKHFKGSEILTRGDLGVVSGLNKPVTTLKAEEVIAEFFNAEKCVLVRGAGTAAIKWGLYSLFGDKAVRKILIHKAPIYPTTEVSFKLMNIETLEADYNNLEELENILKNNQVDASLVQYTRQRIDDSYKMKDVINIIKKYNIPIITDDNYAVMKVSSIGVELGANLSAFSTFKLLGPEGIGCLVGDSKYIDKVIASNYSGGGQVQGHEALDVLKGLVYAPVSLAIQGEVNDSLLNILNDGNIKFIKKAYLVNAQSKVIIVEFNEEIAENILKYSEKLGALPNPVGAESKYEFSPLFYRVSGTFIKTDPTLKKRMIRINPNRAGVNTIVRILKESYELLKKAE from the coding sequence ATGAATACATATCCATTAGAATCTATAAAAATAGAAGAAGCAAAAGAAAAACAATTTAGATTAGTTGATATTATTACAAAACATTTTAAAGGAAGCGAAATATTAACTAGAGGAGATTTAGGAGTAGTAAGCGGTTTGAATAAGCCAGTTACTACATTAAAAGCAGAAGAAGTTATAGCAGAATTTTTTAATGCTGAAAAATGCGTTTTAGTTAGAGGTGCCGGAACTGCTGCTATAAAATGGGGATTATATAGTTTATTTGGAGATAAGGCTGTTAGAAAAATTCTTATACATAAAGCTCCAATATATCCAACAACTGAAGTGTCTTTCAAACTTATGAATATTGAAACTTTAGAAGCAGATTATAATAATTTGGAAGAACTTGAAAATATTTTGAAAAATAATCAAGTCGATGCTTCTCTAGTACAATATACCCGTCAAAGAATAGATGATTCTTATAAAATGAAAGATGTGATCAATATAATAAAGAAATATAATATTCCAATAATAACTGATGATAATTATGCTGTTATGAAAGTAAGTTCTATAGGTGTTGAATTGGGGGCAAATTTATCAGCTTTTTCTACATTTAAATTGCTTGGTCCTGAAGGAATAGGATGTTTGGTAGGAGATAGTAAGTATATCGATAAAGTTATAGCATCAAATTATTCAGGAGGCGGTCAAGTTCAAGGGCATGAGGCTTTAGATGTATTGAAAGGTCTTGTTTATGCTCCTGTATCCTTGGCTATTCAAGGTGAAGTTAATGATAGCTTATTAAATATATTAAATGATGGAAATATAAAGTTTATAAAAAAAGCATATTTAGTTAATGCTCAGTCTAAAGTTATTATTGTAGAATTTAATGAAGAAATAGCTGAAAATATTTTGAAATACTCTGAAAAACTTGGAGCTTTACCTAATCCTGTTGGTGCTGAATCTAAATATGAGTTTTCTCCATTATTTTATAGGGTTTCTGGTACTTTTATAAAAACAGATCCTACATTAAAAAAGAGAATGATAAGAATAAACCCAAACAGAGCGGGTGTAAATACTATAGTTAGAATATTGAAAGAAAGTTATGAGTTGTTAAAAAAGGCTGAATAA
- a CDS encoding CinA family protein, whose product MNYDKAKEVVELLIQRGLKVTSAESCTGGLFAAHITSVSGSSECFEGSFVTYSNEIKHKMINVREETLEKYGAVSEECVLEMAENSRKIMKSDISIAISGIAGPSGGTEEKPVGLVWICLSAEGYIKAYKNIFSGDRQAVREQSVLFSLNLIENFIKKC is encoded by the coding sequence ATGAATTATGATAAAGCTAAAGAAGTAGTTGAATTATTAATACAAAGAGGATTGAAAGTTACATCAGCAGAATCATGTACAGGCGGATTATTTGCAGCACATATAACATCAGTTTCAGGTTCATCTGAATGTTTTGAAGGCTCTTTTGTAACATATTCTAATGAAATTAAACATAAAATGATAAATGTTAGAGAGGAAACATTAGAAAAATACGGTGCTGTTAGTGAAGAATGTGTTTTAGAGATGGCAGAAAACAGCCGAAAAATAATGAAAAGTGATATATCAATAGCTATAAGCGGTATAGCAGGTCCTTCAGGAGGTACAGAAGAAAAACCCGTAGGCTTAGTATGGATATGTTTATCTGCAGAAGGATATATTAAAGCTTATAAAAATATATTTTCTGGAGACAGACAAGCTGTTAGAGAGCAAAGTGTTTTATTTTCTTTGAATTTAATTGAAAATTTCATAAAAAAATGTTAG
- a CDS encoding PRD domain-containing protein: MNLETRLEILHSSSVIDTDTKDIMVKIINMFKDKYNIILTEENASMMVTHISMAIMRVKNNEDIKSIDVAAYQEVLENENYEKVLEIYDDILAISNISFPEDEKKYILVNICVILENI; encoded by the coding sequence ATGAATTTAGAAACAAGATTAGAAATTTTACACTCATCATCTGTAATAGATACAGATACAAAAGATATAATGGTTAAAATTATTAATATGTTTAAAGATAAGTATAATATAATTTTAACAGAAGAAAATGCATCTATGATGGTAACTCATATATCTATGGCAATTATGCGTGTTAAGAATAATGAAGATATAAAATCAATAGATGTAGCTGCTTACCAAGAAGTGTTGGAAAATGAAAATTATGAAAAAGTTTTAGAGATTTATGATGATATTTTAGCAATATCAAATATTTCATTTCCAGAAGATGAGAAGAAATATATATTAGTTAATATTTGCGTTATATTAGAAAATATTTAA
- a CDS encoding YhfT family protein — MKYVVAILLGALASLLANRGVAVFNDGLRPIFPEYLEGRMDRKALFATSFALSFGLVIGYGIPFSLTTPIILIHSILLGTDIIGTIFPKDKKGLVLSVLSGGVYGLLITIGLNWVVDLFSKLPVNFLPSLGKVGSPIIVAFSVFPSLVVGYQYGFKKGLFSFALTVIIRQVIAKYGTFALNDNKVVLNPDGMALLVGMIIMIVFAVRDKKDNTSNSNEMLLNIFAERVKQIKSNVLILGLMGGIISSAVSLNLVAGDPISLNLLAENKLSEAGLTALARALGFIPLVATTSIATGVYAPAGMTFVFAIGIFIRNPFIAFVVGALVIVIEILALENIAKLLDKFPGVKECGDQIRTSMSKVLEISLLVGSMLAAGEMAPGLGYLFVAGLYTINKTSKKPLVDIAVGPVAAILLGIFLNILNLIGLY, encoded by the coding sequence ATGAAATATGTAGTAGCAATTTTATTAGGTGCTTTAGCTAGTTTATTAGCAAATAGAGGTGTAGCAGTATTTAATGATGGTTTAAGACCTATTTTTCCTGAATATTTAGAGGGAAGAATGGATAGAAAAGCTTTGTTTGCCACTAGTTTTGCATTAAGTTTTGGTTTAGTTATAGGATATGGAATACCATTTTCACTAACTACTCCAATAATATTAATTCATAGTATTTTATTAGGAACTGATATTATAGGAACAATATTTCCAAAAGATAAGAAAGGTTTAGTTTTATCTGTTTTATCAGGGGGAGTATATGGATTATTAATAACAATCGGGCTTAATTGGGTTGTTGATTTATTTTCAAAATTGCCTGTTAACTTTTTGCCTTCTTTAGGTAAAGTAGGTTCTCCAATAATAGTTGCATTTTCTGTTTTCCCTTCATTAGTTGTTGGATATCAATACGGTTTCAAAAAAGGATTATTTAGTTTTGCACTTACAGTAATAATTAGACAGGTTATAGCAAAATACGGAACATTTGCTTTAAATGATAATAAAGTAGTTTTAAATCCTGACGGAATGGCTTTATTGGTGGGTATGATAATAATGATTGTATTTGCTGTAAGAGATAAAAAAGATAATACATCTAATTCTAATGAAATGCTTCTTAATATATTTGCAGAGAGAGTAAAACAGATAAAAAGCAATGTATTGATTTTAGGTTTAATGGGAGGAATCATATCATCTGCTGTAAGTCTTAATTTAGTTGCTGGAGACCCTATTTCATTAAATCTTTTAGCTGAAAATAAATTATCAGAGGCTGGATTAACTGCTTTGGCTAGGGCATTAGGTTTTATCCCATTAGTTGCTACTACTTCAATTGCTACAGGAGTGTATGCACCTGCTGGTATGACATTCGTATTTGCTATAGGAATATTTATAAGGAATCCTTTCATTGCTTTTGTAGTTGGAGCTTTAGTTATTGTAATAGAGATATTGGCTTTAGAAAATATAGCAAAATTGTTAGATAAATTTCCTGGTGTTAAAGAATGCGGAGATCAAATTAGAACATCAATGTCTAAAGTTTTAGAAATATCATTGCTTGTTGGAAGTATGCTAGCTGCCGGAGAAATGGCTCCTGGATTAGGATATTTATTTGTAGCAGGATTATATACTATAAATAAAACTTCTAAAAAACCTTTGGTAGATATAGCTGTGGGACCTGTAGCTGCAATATTGCTTGGTATATTCTTAAATATATTAAATTTAATAGGTTTATATTAA
- a CDS encoding phosphopentomutase, with protein MKRFIVIVLDSFGIGEMEDVKDVRPQDIGSNTYRNVLTGNNVNIPNLAKLGIANAANLEIDNTKFSEEAMYGICKLKHDGCDTFYGHQELMGTDPKKPKKEAFYENIDIIENELIKNGYTVERYGNERKILIVNNCLSIGDNLEADLGQVYNITGTFDKISFDKLLEIGKIVRKLVKVPRVITFGGEDVSIEDIKNAYECKDGVFAGVSAPKSGVYNKGYKVQHMGYGINSDVQLPTILGNDVNTVLIGKVADIVENRFGKSIFAVDSRLVMDKLIEEVENNKTGFFCANIQETDLAGHQENAKKYASVLEIVDERLSVLMSLLDDDDILIITADHGNDPKIGHSHHTREMVPILVYKNIKKAKYIGKRETLADIGQTAAEYFNKKLPDNGTSFLSSIIED; from the coding sequence ATGAAAAGATTTATAGTTATAGTTTTAGATAGTTTTGGAATAGGTGAAATGGAAGATGTTAAAGATGTAAGACCTCAGGATATTGGTTCTAATACCTATAGAAACGTATTAACAGGAAATAATGTTAATATTCCAAATTTAGCAAAACTTGGAATAGCTAATGCTGCTAATTTAGAAATAGATAATACAAAATTTTCTGAAGAAGCAATGTACGGTATATGTAAATTAAAACATGATGGATGTGATACATTTTATGGGCATCAGGAGTTAATGGGAACTGACCCTAAAAAACCTAAGAAAGAGGCATTTTATGAAAATATAGATATTATAGAAAATGAGTTAATAAAAAATGGTTATACTGTTGAAAGATATGGAAATGAGAGGAAAATATTAATAGTCAATAACTGCCTATCTATAGGTGATAATTTAGAAGCGGATTTAGGGCAAGTTTATAATATAACAGGAACCTTTGATAAAATTTCTTTTGATAAATTATTAGAAATTGGAAAAATAGTTAGAAAATTGGTAAAAGTTCCAAGGGTTATAACATTCGGCGGAGAAGATGTTAGTATTGAAGATATAAAAAATGCATATGAATGCAAGGATGGTGTTTTTGCTGGTGTGAGTGCTCCTAAATCTGGAGTTTATAATAAGGGATATAAAGTTCAGCATATGGGATATGGCATTAATAGTGATGTTCAGCTTCCAACAATATTGGGAAATGATGTAAATACTGTATTAATTGGTAAAGTCGCGGATATAGTAGAAAATAGATTTGGTAAATCAATATTTGCAGTTGATAGCAGATTAGTTATGGATAAATTAATAGAAGAAGTAGAAAATAATAAGACAGGATTTTTTTGTGCTAATATACAGGAAACTGATTTGGCAGGGCATCAGGAAAATGCTAAAAAATATGCTAGCGTATTAGAAATAGTTGATGAGAGATTATCCGTTTTGATGAGTCTTTTAGATGATGATGATATATTGATAATAACAGCCGATCATGGAAATGACCCTAAAATAGGACATTCACATCATACTAGAGAAATGGTACCTATATTAGTTTATAAAAATATAAAAAAAGCAAAATATATTGGTAAAAGAGAGACTTTAGCTGATATAGGTCAGACAGCTGCTGAATACTTTAATAAGAAATTACCTGATAATGGAACATCATTTTTAAGCAGTATTATTGAAGATTGA
- a CDS encoding DUF2620 domain-containing protein — translation MLRIVIGGQIDKQKLADLVSSIAGDKASVVVKTDIEAAMDIKNNAADIYLGACNTGGGGALAMAIALLGADKCATISMPGNIKSDEEIVKEVASGKKAFGFTAQHIEQVVPIIMGELLK, via the coding sequence ATGTTAAGAATAGTTATAGGTGGTCAAATTGACAAACAAAAGCTTGCTGATTTAGTTTCTAGCATAGCTGGGGATAAGGCATCTGTTGTAGTAAAAACAGATATAGAAGCTGCTATGGATATAAAGAACAATGCAGCGGATATTTATCTTGGTGCTTGTAATACAGGCGGCGGCGGAGCTTTAGCTATGGCTATAGCTTTATTAGGGGCTGATAAATGTGCTACTATTTCTATGCCAGGAAATATAAAGTCTGATGAAGAAATAGTGAAAGAAGTAGCAAGCGGTAAAAAGGCATTTGGATTTACAGCTCAGCATATAGAACAAGTTGTACCAATAATTATGGGAGAGTTATTAAAATAA
- a CDS encoding YhfZ family protein: MNHKETAIYEISKDILSRNIGDNIDTIMNYSERFDISLGTIHKVLQILDSNNIVKLYKKGKYGTLIENIEYSKLFEILGYKYLLCVMPITYSKIYKKIMDNINNSFNLPIPLYFSHMRGGYIRLKLLIENVYHFGIVSKLAAMEAISSGLNLEIIEEFGYRSYVTKHIILKRKDQEISIIGMDYDSNDHLFLTKFNFQDMKDVKMIDIKYSEVIDRLLDKTIDAAIWNYDDILDKMFTLESNGIVVEDIADNDSNLLATEAVIVINKDNDIVRTIFKKFFKREKFKLI, translated from the coding sequence ATGAATCATAAAGAAACAGCAATTTATGAAATATCCAAAGATATTCTATCTAGAAATATAGGCGATAACATAGATACTATAATGAATTATTCAGAAAGATTTGATATTTCATTAGGTACTATACATAAAGTATTACAAATATTGGATAGTAATAATATTGTTAAATTATACAAAAAAGGAAAATACGGCACTTTAATAGAAAATATAGAGTATTCTAAACTTTTTGAAATTCTTGGCTATAAATATTTGTTATGTGTAATGCCAATAACTTATTCTAAAATATATAAAAAAATAATGGATAATATAAATAATAGTTTTAATCTTCCTATTCCATTATATTTTTCCCATATGAGGGGAGGATATATTAGATTAAAATTATTGATTGAAAATGTATATCATTTCGGTATAGTGTCAAAATTAGCTGCTATGGAAGCTATATCATCAGGATTAAATTTAGAAATTATAGAAGAATTTGGATACAGATCTTATGTAACAAAACATATTATTTTAAAAAGAAAAGATCAGGAAATATCAATTATTGGTATGGATTATGATTCTAATGACCATTTATTTTTAACTAAATTTAATTTTCAAGATATGAAAGATGTAAAAATGATTGATATAAAATATTCAGAGGTTATAGATAGACTGCTAGATAAAACTATAGATGCTGCTATTTGGAATTATGATGATATTTTAGATAAGATGTTTACTCTTGAAAGCAATGGTATAGTTGTGGAAGATATTGCAGATAATGACAGTAATTTATTGGCTACTGAGGCTGTTATCGTTATTAATAAAGATAATGATATAGTTAGAACAATATTTAAAAAATTTTTTAAAAGGGAAAAATTTAAATTAATTTAA
- the fliF gene encoding flagellar basal-body MS-ring/collar protein FliF produces the protein MQDFINKLTSQIKNIFSKTTTLQKAVLIGILVIGLGAIVATIVLTSRRTGTLLFQQALTQEDARNVIAVLDANNIRYQYRNGFITLNSEADKAKAELELVKEGRMPTGVDGWELFDAPRIGITDVELDINKRRSLTKAITQLLTKLDFVQEATVDLAFPKKEYLTDIDSPVTASVVIKAQPFKEEVLRDPKTVRGLQQLIAMGVDKLKPEFVTITDSTGYVLTDFTDEAANLKLKVAQEELKIVDRERKKIENKIRQTLGRIYTNRVETTIALELIWDDVSITNNLVLPIILKEDDPATPYDDSQFTNKVQVSTRTVTEDWKGQQFIPQGAAGAEENVPPGYKDKSDRWQTYTKTDSQDNYELSKRYEAIKKGSYQIGKISAAVALDGRWTKSYDQNGDPIITNGTSYVREYHPVTAEEIRNVTSLVQAAIGYDLKRGDQVSVTHIQFDHWDRFNAEDAKLMRDRFIRKTLIITMISLLILFVLALAIRAIQKELARRRRLREEELERKQMEMRRQAMMNANEEPISEMSLEDAARKKLMDEVIRVSHERPDDVAQLLRTWMADDKS, from the coding sequence ATGCAGGACTTTATAAATAAATTAACAAGTCAAATAAAAAATATTTTTTCTAAGACAACAACATTGCAAAAAGCCGTGTTAATAGGTATTTTGGTAATAGGGCTTGGTGCAATAGTAGCGACAATAGTTCTCACATCTAGAAGAACAGGGACATTATTGTTTCAGCAGGCGTTGACTCAGGAAGATGCTAGAAATGTTATAGCAGTATTAGATGCTAATAACATAAGATATCAATATAGAAATGGTTTTATTACTCTTAATAGCGAAGCTGACAAGGCTAAAGCAGAATTGGAATTGGTAAAAGAGGGTAGAATGCCTACAGGAGTTGACGGATGGGAATTATTTGATGCTCCTCGTATTGGTATAACAGATGTTGAGCTTGATATTAATAAAAGAAGATCATTGACTAAAGCTATAACTCAGCTTTTAACTAAATTAGATTTCGTTCAGGAAGCTACAGTAGATTTGGCTTTTCCTAAGAAAGAATATTTAACAGATATAGATTCACCTGTTACAGCATCAGTAGTTATTAAAGCACAGCCTTTCAAAGAGGAAGTATTAAGAGACCCAAAAACAGTGAGAGGCTTGCAGCAGTTAATAGCTATGGGTGTTGATAAATTAAAACCTGAATTTGTAACAATCACAGATAGTACAGGATATGTATTAACTGATTTTACAGATGAAGCAGCTAACTTAAAATTGAAAGTAGCTCAGGAAGAGTTGAAAATAGTTGATAGAGAAAGAAAGAAAATTGAAAATAAAATAAGACAAACATTAGGAAGAATATATACAAACAGAGTAGAAACAACAATAGCATTAGAACTTATTTGGGATGATGTAAGTATAACAAATAATTTAGTTCTTCCAATAATCTTAAAAGAAGATGACCCTGCAACACCTTATGATGACAGCCAATTTACTAATAAGGTTCAGGTATCTACTCGTACAGTTACAGAGGATTGGAAAGGACAGCAATTTATACCTCAAGGTGCAGCAGGAGCAGAAGAAAATGTACCTCCAGGATATAAAGATAAAAGCGACAGATGGCAGACATATACAAAAACTGATTCACAAGATAACTATGAATTAAGTAAAAGATATGAAGCTATTAAAAAGGGAAGTTATCAGATAGGAAAAATATCAGCTGCAGTTGCTTTGGATGGAAGATGGACTAAATCTTATGATCAAAACGGAGATCCTATAATAACTAATGGAACTTCTTATGTAAGAGAATATCATCCTGTAACAGCTGAAGAAATAAGAAATGTTACTTCTTTAGTACAGGCTGCTATAGGTTATGATTTGAAAAGAGGAGACCAAGTAAGCGTAACACATATTCAGTTTGACCATTGGGATAGATTCAATGCTGAAGATGCTAAACTTATGAGAGATAGATTCATAAGAAAAACATTGATAATAACAATGATTTCTTTATTAATATTATTCGTATTAGCATTAGCAATAAGAGCTATACAGAAAGAGCTTGCTAGAAGACGCAGACTTAGAGAAGAAGAGCTTGAACGCAAACAAATGGAAATGCGCAGACAGGCTATGATGAA
- a CDS encoding amidase family protein, with protein MNIKILSGIYRTNEFIGKSVKEQNPNVILDLFKIDCKNWKTFGVKNTTQIDNSIIQIFLNNDYVWNTLDNYSDRGRAIDLKLINPISGKIMSGSSSGSAINVLYGLNTISIATDGGGSVLAPAISLNLYSILLSGIGLKGNLKRKSTDNIDFVPGIGIIAQNFEDLFNASKLFLKENFNSDVSKKLNILLTSEFDSGIIDKLKDYELNIIEDKDLFSREDLILELNNIFSSYDIFIYLEKDIDVEGIGDSVFGMMGEKALYIQKKSNKKYIKVLNMLNCTALTIPTGELGTSIVIAAKEGNDGLYNILEIAKAINQEFRPKLFIDYFLDYPLKDKDNRLFKI; from the coding sequence GTGAATATAAAGATTTTATCTGGAATTTATAGAACTAATGAATTTATTGGTAAAAGTGTAAAAGAACAAAATCCAAATGTTATATTAGATTTATTTAAAATAGATTGTAAAAATTGGAAAACTTTTGGAGTAAAGAATACAACCCAAATAGACAATTCAATAATACAGATATTTTTAAATAATGATTATGTTTGGAATACTCTGGATAATTATTCAGATAGAGGACGTGCTATAGATTTAAAATTAATCAATCCTATAAGCGGAAAGATTATGTCAGGTTCATCAAGCGGAAGTGCTATTAATGTATTATATGGACTTAACACTATTTCTATTGCCACTGATGGGGGAGGTTCTGTTTTAGCTCCTGCTATATCATTAAATTTATATTCTATTTTACTTTCAGGTATAGGACTTAAAGGAAATTTAAAAAGGAAGTCAACAGATAATATAGATTTTGTACCCGGAATAGGAATAATAGCTCAGAATTTTGAAGATTTGTTTAATGCTTCGAAATTGTTTTTGAAGGAGAATTTTAATTCAGATGTTAGTAAAAAATTAAATATTTTATTAACATCTGAATTTGATTCCGGTATTATAGACAAATTAAAAGATTATGAATTAAATATTATAGAAGATAAAGATTTATTTTCTAGAGAAGATTTAATTTTAGAGTTAAATAATATTTTTTCTTCTTATGATATTTTTATTTATCTTGAAAAAGATATAGATGTTGAAGGTATTGGAGACAGCGTTTTTGGAATGATGGGAGAAAAAGCTTTATATATACAGAAAAAATCTAATAAAAAGTATATAAAAGTTTTGAATATGCTTAATTGTACGGCATTAACTATACCTACAGGAGAATTAGGTACTTCCATTGTTATAGCTGCTAAGGAAGGAAATGATGGCTTATACAATATTTTAGAAATAGCAAAAGCGATTAATCAGGAATTTCGTCCTAAACTTTTTATAGATTATTTTTTAGATTATCCATTGAAAGATAAGGATAATAGATTATTTAAAATATGA
- a CDS encoding phosphotriesterase family protein, with amino-acid sequence MFKDITYMHEHITIDLSKEKNNIDCKLDLFEDSKNEFLEIKNLGVSRIVDVSNIGIGRDVNYVMRMEKETGIDIYMSTGYYKDPFLPNYVSESSIDDLANIMINDIEIGIDNSSKKASFIGEIGTGFDIVTENEKKVFIASALVQKKTGVFITTHTSLGKLGHEQLDILKENDADLEHVILGHTDLANDLDYIKSLLDRGVYIAFDTIGKISYLPEETRVKFIKELCDNNWEDKLILSVDITRRSHLKVNGGIGYAYLIKEFIPRLLEAGVEESKVNKLLVENPKKILGL; translated from the coding sequence ATGTTTAAAGATATAACATATATGCATGAACATATAACCATAGACTTATCTAAAGAAAAAAACAATATAGATTGTAAGCTAGATTTATTTGAAGATAGTAAGAATGAATTTTTAGAAATAAAAAATTTAGGTGTATCAAGAATAGTAGATGTATCAAATATCGGTATAGGAAGAGATGTTAACTATGTAATGAGAATGGAAAAAGAAACAGGCATAGATATATATATGTCTACTGGATATTATAAAGATCCGTTTTTACCAAATTATGTATCAGAATCTAGTATAGATGATCTGGCTAATATAATGATTAATGATATTGAAATCGGTATAGATAATTCTTCGAAGAAGGCTTCTTTTATTGGAGAAATTGGTACAGGTTTTGATATTGTTACTGAGAATGAGAAAAAAGTATTTATTGCTTCTGCATTGGTACAAAAAAAGACTGGAGTATTTATTACTACTCATACTAGTTTAGGTAAATTAGGACATGAACAGCTTGATATACTTAAAGAAAATGATGCTGATTTAGAACATGTTATATTGGGACATACTGATTTGGCAAATGATTTAGATTATATAAAAAGTTTGTTGGATAGAGGCGTATATATAGCTTTTGATACTATTGGAAAGATTAGTTATTTACCTGAAGAAACAAGAGTTAAATTTATAAAAGAACTTTGTGATAATAATTGGGAAGATAAATTGATACTTTCTGTAGATATAACTAGAAGATCTCATCTAAAAGTTAATGGCGGTATAGGTTATGCATATTTAATAAAAGAATTTATACCTAGACTTTTGGAAGCAGGTGTAGAAGAATCAAAAGTAAATAAATTATTAGTAGAAAATCCTAAAAAGATACTTGGATTATAA